The Deinococcus apachensis DSM 19763 DNA window AACCGCTGGAGGACGACCTCTTCCTCGGGACTCTGGAGTACCACGGGCGGCATGGGCCAGCGTACCCGAGGTTCCGCCCAGGCGCCCAGGTGAGAGTTGGACAGGCTCAGTGCTGGGAAGCCGGAGACCGCCGTGAGCCGGGGTTGCGGCGCCCTGGACTTCTTCCGTACGCCCGGATGGACGATCAGCAGCGCAAGGAGGCCACGGCTCACCACCATCCGCGCCGCTTGAAGTAGTACGCCAGCAGGCCACCGATCAGCAGGAAAGTCGCCCAGGCGAAGGCGTACCCGTAGCGCCAGGGCAACTCCGGCATGTGCTCGAAATTCATGCCCCACACGCCTGCCAGGAAGGTCAACGGCAGGAAGACCACGCTGACGGCGGTCAGGGTCCGCATCACCTCGTTCATGCGCTGGCTCTGGAGGCTCAGGTGCAGGTCGAGCAGGCTGGTGAGGTAGTCGCGCAGGCCGTCCAGGCGGCTGCTCGCCCGGCCGAAGGAGTCGTGGACGTCGCGGTAACGCACGAGGTCCGGGCTCCCGGGGTCGCTGTACCGCACGAGCAGGAGGGTCGCCTCGCGGGCGTCGGCGCTCAGGCGGCGGGCCTGGCCGAGCAGGTGCTTGAGGTCGAACACCTGCGAGATGGGGTTGTGGCGGTGATCCCTGAAGACCTCCTCCTCCAGGGCGTCCACCCGCCCCTCCAGCATGTCGGCGAGGGCGAAAAAGGTGTCGGCGGTCTGGTCGAGGAGTTCGTACACGACCTCGCCCGGGGTGTTCACGCTCTCGCGGCCCACCAGGTTCCAGACGCTCGCCAGTGCCCGGGTTCCCGCGCTGCTCAGGGTCAGCACCGCGTGGGGAAAGGCAAAGATGCTGACGCGTTCGGTGAACTCGTCGGGCTCCTCGGGCCGGACGAAGGAGCGGACGGTGATAAAGGCGTGTTCGGGGTAGCCCTCAGCGCGGCTCCAGTGCCCCTGTTCCAGGGCGTCCTCGACGGCGAGGCGGTTGAGGGGAAAAGCCGAGCGCAACCGGGCGAGTTCCTCCGGCGTCACGCCCTGCGCGTCCACCCAGACACCTCCGGTTTCCCCGTTCCAGGCGAGGTCGGCTCCGTTCAGGGTTTTGGCGCGGATCATCGGGAAGATCGTAGAGCGTGGCGCGCGGAACGTGGGCGGCCCAGCCTCTTTTCCCCGCGCTCCCCTATCCTGTCTCCCGTGAGCGGCAGGTTGTGGCTGGGGTTGATGCTGGGGGGCGCGGTGGGGGCCGCGTGCCGCCAGGCGGTGGTGCTGGCCCTCACGCCGCTCGTCCTGCGAACCGGGTTTCCGGTGGCGGTGCTGCTCATCAACGTCCTGGGCTCCTTT harbors:
- a CDS encoding magnesium transporter CorA family protein, with the translated sequence MIRAKTLNGADLAWNGETGGVWVDAQGVTPEELARLRSAFPLNRLAVEDALEQGHWSRAEGYPEHAFITVRSFVRPEEPDEFTERVSIFAFPHAVLTLSSAGTRALASVWNLVGRESVNTPGEVVYELLDQTADTFFALADMLEGRVDALEEEVFRDHRHNPISQVFDLKHLLGQARRLSADAREATLLLVRYSDPGSPDLVRYRDVHDSFGRASSRLDGLRDYLTSLLDLHLSLQSQRMNEVMRTLTAVSVVFLPLTFLAGVWGMNFEHMPELPWRYGYAFAWATFLLIGGLLAYYFKRRGWW